A window from Anoplolepis gracilipes chromosome 15, ASM4749672v1, whole genome shotgun sequence encodes these proteins:
- the Myo10a gene encoding unconventional myosin-XV isoform X3 translates to MANVDSPKQRQRQHQQHQHQQQHQHQQQHQHQQQQQRRWSVGRRSSTPRSHFSRHSSEAFYASVEPLSGSGGRALHNGIGGGPDPDSPYSAPDSCGVPTEARSIRQQYRTSAQPSQDAGDRELFYTLPRSLTISRKEILRRRSVKDEAETTHLRSAEQARRPTTLPSIGRRARLQEADTVERASSLLKKVSRQDILRRRASMETSPQLKERRSSSGLQISASSRTVKEDRDLSRPSTLPKALHASRTPRLDEYVSSRTRESAGREAPIYGRIRRRKMSLPTGAATMLRDSAASSNTSTRLCRTRTSGERAETTTKVVRHLRDPVPDPPDRSRCAGDAAGDDIYAKVARKVARQASQSRDEKHPGPSIDRTMSRRRIMGNVNQTDSLERRIHQDRDQDVVRIKHDAILVSKADIERLRNFKVGKNDLEKTSSCRVDSTGWSTRKVSAKTDSWSSRSKCLRKDSTWANERQARCRPKSQSEMLTQGQTESAKTTMRPTTLPSYVRLGRKTSSTGSTVRNADEQKRGASNSGILTKQSKERSNYVRKTATRIPVHVRAFSDANSARSNSPETSSSIFGFCTGKRKVQASPMTRSFPSWNLRTGELVWFDPGVGHVLPGEVLEYHRAANVLSVQAVIAGKPQIFTLTNLSGVKPRQDLGQNGVEDMIQLTDLNEASLLWNLKIRYDKELIYTYTGSILVAVNPYKMFDIYGLDQVKLYEGRILGTLPPHLFAVGSSAYSQVTAANNSSANQVVVISGESGSGKTESTKLVMQYLAAVNRAPNNLVTEQILEATPLLESFGNAKTPRNDNSSRFGKYLEVHFRDGAIIGGRITQYLLEKSRIVTQASEERNYHVFYELLAGLDQQLRDKYGLLTPDKYFYLNQGGNCEIDGKSDVQDFKALLSAMQVLGFTSEEQDTIFKILASVLHLGNVYFHRKQMRHGQEGVEVGSDAEIRWAAHLLQVNSDGIIRALTTKTTEARNERVFTALNIDQALDARDAFAKALYSSLFSWLVARVNHIVYKGTKQTAAISILDIFGFENFTENSFEQLCINYANENLQFYFNKHIFKLEQQEYAKEKIDWTTISYTDNLPVIHLIAKKPVGILHLLDDESNFPKATDLSFLEKCHYNHALSELYSRPRMNSAEFAIRHYAGQVWYNVEGFLDKNRDTLRPDVVELLISSKISMVSKMFQHVRTTHEANKTVNKPNGRFVTMKPRTPTVSARFHDSLQQLLESMSQCNPWFVRCIKPNTEKAPMKFDMPCVLEQLRYTGMLETIRIRKTGYPVRLVFGHFVDRYRYLVSTHLPRGAPNKELCRIILDRAAPKEAQSQYQLGLTRVFLRESLERTLEYNRALILERAAITVQRYTRGFLARRRFLNISRSTVLIQAVYRGYRERKQFHAMKKGVLMAQKLYRGKRQRERFTVLKEEMTKRAEIERASKERAKAKQQREEQERTSRAVAGVNHLEIPAELAFIYSKLDDWQPTHSERNLLKVVGQVVPMNYPYNLPHDIDQYQFSKFTNIYFKSHIFGMKREPIKTPFLAKARDQDYTDSLMMFKMILRFMNENNLNGKREQALGDYIVNKGIVNEKLRDEILCQLANQTWKNENDANKERGWLLLSNCLSAFQPSGTLFKYLLKYVSDYAYDGYKAYCQRKLLQGERTVYRVMNNNQQTVHQVPRNYPPCVLEWRANRNRVNMALGIGFYDGETAVCAIDSWTTCEELANLAVRDHGVENTGWTITLWNQLDGPDAIVTETNGFDYVLDLISEMELAPAFPAAKHMFLEQRKNSLPPIKKREHAQVIRELEQEMEIPILKTFQPLERKSVPKVVDKPVEPEIQVPRRPVVPPPQPPVVKPPMRKQSHEAILETTPEIVLSRKSALNDRYFEKEKQRSRSLDNLLQPEVVPSSKFVTLGLSSSKLNERYHSLERIGETPAVSNVEYMTRGEVTQERKYSRARTTEPNIEEEDLTIDFEYPDIQSVSQTGRSEDDKSYIRSQTRFIKSQYPGKRALPGSQSSRAYIEKSEYGVKSSAMSDTSEAPSLASHVRRVRVPSQASDVDQFLDELFMPVLDGNLDELSDARSLAASIKGSRETRSPDDQTVVENRQKMDGENKLATVDDFIEGMLVGNEDVEISASELSTRIKGGGNMDIPNQNTAFNFSPIAQSMMSPPMMMPMFSPAQQVPSSQNSNMNMGAGFMPIPIYSMQGLSLPQYPSSPPSQSGDMMAYQQNLQRAFLQSAMAQNIQIQQQLLAQNQALQQLLVQSPQNSTQQPSTVLPAGPSSMNLVPPAPPIGAHTGLNDSIGRYSKVSFREPDDIELWSTEKRGTFAQSTPTNQRQETMTVKAQIHRSQSPPRKNSEAVRKTSIDYARKISVDRKAIDRKGSSVQAEVKRPNLNKNNVQSNFTNVLSELKNRKSSVDSNCSNNKGVPPPPPMPPPLESHDPSESRPFLDPYGRAKTVRIGKWRWPPPSDSNENQGQDSFIEFKMRQQQQQRKITPQYQEYDQGDGEHVTEGGVEWEEFEIENIVSNEAAHPSAAKHENGYKEEGEKKKKKSKSTLEVGAQRPSPGSIGKLKLSSEMRQRLEKVTANHSVRSTKTAEKPALPREDGKVKRLEDNRKLLLEQQLGGRWDDYASTVDDTQSVTSKGTTDMMTQAQVVRTQIERMERPVPPPPPVTPPQTASPRGGSVYSNSQSGVPQPRSPPAPIEPKARDSFRTSPDSETFDHFSKSQMFSQSRDIFASQQHLRDTHSDYRDDYEKSRAQDAKLKDFYGKDSTDLASLARDRSSDFDSRRDLSSELFDSKYAFDGSNGKRDHFGMTRDVSPKSRDSFGMPSPRDFGVIPNTRESFTVARQSFNKLDREMDRRSSVASTHRTDKMERIEIEEWPEFLKPVLPPADKPEIEKVQEVVNTELYPQTSTAHFTYNRVTWTLRVKKEVFAPNETLNSPLAMHLVFCQIAYDVLATSSIRIAKEDRQNMLKMLDNYGVTLDNLQSTQHKITIKKNIIDMAKQWPLYFARIFPVSIGPQHPETQHVAISHHGLRLIKRTPNGDLIILETLPLEDIVSVNTSRTGVCVLQIASGVRLPLHTTRAPQLAEMIGRYIRLIDQRPLQKINHHENHVSQITKTIQAQANHVNHIQPHNHANHVISEHENHVSIGRVPNHVSAVNQANHQKNLQNQLLSPNQEWRQPDDNVRLQEDSIYESGPVSINDGKHSLLQYAMLNFRQSTEKFEMLKTADGSISGSLKVIESLKSKKKNKKNKGQPDGTEWTWKEQVDLVKYSTVPVEQSLLRLDADLSVLAVECFLCLMRYMGDQPLPPETSEVKCVYTILMHCHKYEQLRDEVYCQLMKQTTNNKSPNPESCQRGWRIFSIVAAYFTCSENLRPYLIKYLETAAYDKRRAYHGTAMVCLQNLRKTVKYGGRKNVPSVEEIMAISAGRNAKRQIYRLPGGTERVINTKCTTVVQDVIEEMCNVISVRNPHEMDEFSLYCIVDGDAFTMPLARDEYVLDVTTELQKNHQVFYLIFCRSVWYYPLRLDAPLYIEVVFNQIAPDYLEGLLLVLPGEHLPQEIIYDMAQIAALLHRAADMAHEPATKEIKYLLPKPALSLREPRPQQWSNMVQQAWNNVQHSSAAVCKAQVLEILSKWPLFGSSFFAVKRVPEGKEKGADHILALNRHGVHFIDLLTHETLYHYPYSEVISTRKVKSEEGALYLDMKCGNLMQQRITRLQTEQAHEISRLIRQYITMEQRTSNGQNVAIGLGMR, encoded by the exons ATGGCCAACGTGGACTCGCCGAAGCAACGGCAACGCCAGCACCAACAGCATCAGCATCAGCAGCAGCATCAGCATCAGCAGCAGCATCAGcatcagcagcagcaacaacgcCGTTGGTCCGTGGGCCGTCGATCGTCGACCCCGCGGAGTCACTTTTCGCGGCACTCTTCGGAAGCTTTCTACGCGAGCGTGGAACCGTTATCCGGCAGCGGCGGACGCGCGTTGCATAATGGGATTGGCGGCGGCCCAGACCCAGATTCTCCGTATTCCGCTCCGGATTCCTGCGGCGTGCCGACGGAAGCGAGAAGCATCAGGCAGCAATACCGCACTTCCGCCCAGCCGTCGCAGGACGCGGGCGACCGCGAGCTCTTTTACACGCTGCCGCGCAGCCTGACCATCTCCAGGAAGGAGATCCTGCGGCGCAGAAGCGTCAAGGACGAGGCTGAGACCACGCATCTTCGTTCGGCGGAGCAGGCGAGGAGACCGACGACCTTGCCGTCGATCGGTAGACGGGCTCGGCTACAGGAAGCGGACACCGTCGAGCGCGCTTCCTCGCTCCTGAAGAAAGTCTCGAGACAGGATATCCTGCGTCGTCGCGCGAGCATGGAAACTAGTCCGCAGCTGAAGGAGAGAAGATCCTCCTCGGGTCTCCAGATATCTGCCTCGAGTCGCACGGTTAAGGAGGATCGCGATCTCTCGCGGCCGTCGACTCTGCCGAAGGCCCTGCACGCTTCGAGGACGCCTCGACTAGACGAGTACGTCTCCTCGAGGACGAGAGAGTCCGCCGGTAGGGAGGCGCCGATCTACGGAAGGATTCGACGACGGAAAATGTCGCTGCCCACTGGCGCTGCGACAATGTTGCGCGACTCTGCGGCTTCCTCCAACACCTCGACGAGACTTTGCAGGACGCGGACAAGTGGGGAGCGCGCAGAAACGACGACGAAAGTCGTCAGACACCTGCGTGATCCCGTTCCTGATCCACCAGATCGGTCCAGATGCGCGGGTGACGCCGCTGGTGACGACATTTATGCCAAGGTCGCCCGCAAGGTCGCCCGCCAGGCTTCTCAATCCCGCGATGAGAAACACCCGGGACCGTCGATCGACAGAACCATGTCTAGACGCAGGATAATGGGCAATGTTAATCAAACGGACTCCCTGGAGCGAAGGATACATCAAGATCGAGATCAGGACGTAGTCAGGATCAAGCATGACGCCATCCTGGTCTCCAAAGCGGATATCGAGCGGCTGCGTAATTTCAAAGTGGGAAAGAACGATCTCGAGAAGACGTCGTCTTGTCGCGTCGACTCCACCGGCTGGTCTACGAGAAAGGTCTCTGCAAAAACGGACTCTTGGTCATCTCGCAGCAAGTGTCTTCGAAAAGACTCCACCTGGGCCAACGAGAGACAAGCGAGATGCAGACCAAAGTCGCAGAGTGAAATGTTGACGCAGGGACAAACGGAGAGCGCGAAGACGACCATGAGACCCACAACGTTGCCGAGCTACGTGAGGCTCGGACGGAAGACGTCGTCGACGGGGTCTACGGTGCGGAACGCGGACGAGCAGAAGCGAGGAGCGTCCAACAGCGGAATCTTGACGAAGCAGAGTAAAGAGAGATCGAATTACGTGAGAAAGACGGCCACGCGAATTCCTGTACACGTCAGGGCGTTCAGCGATGCTAATAGCGCACGATCCAACTCTCCGGAAACGTCGTCGTCGATATTTGGCTTTTGCACCGGCAAGAGGAAGGTGCAGGCGTCTCCTATGACGCGTAGCTTCCCGTCGTGGAACTTGAGAACG ggTGAATTGGTGTGGTTCGACCCTGGCGTCGGCCATGTGCTACCTGGCGAGGTCCTGGAATATCACAGAGCTGCCAATGTGCTTTCAGTTCAAGCGGTGATCGCCGGCAAG CCGCAAATCTTCACTCTCACCAATCTGAGCGGAGTGAAGCCCAGGCAGGACTTGGGTCAAAATGGCGTGGAAGATATGATTCAGTTGAC GGATTTGAACGAGGCGTCATTACTATGGAACTTGAAGATCCGTTACGACAaggaattaatttat acgtACACCGGAAGTATCCTTGTGGCGGTGAATCCGTACAAAATGTTTGACATCTACGGATTGGATCAGGTGAAGCTTTACGAAGGACGGATCCTCGGAACACTTCCGCC GCATTTATTCGCCGTGGGTTCCTCCGCGTACAGTCAAGTAACTGCAGCCAATAACTCCAGTGCCAATCAAGTGGTCGTCATTTCCGGCGAGTCTGGCTCGGGAAAGACGGAGTCTACGAAATTAGTGATGCAATATCTCGCGGCTGTCAATCGCGCGCCAAACAATCTTGTCACCGAGCAGATCTTGGAAGCGACGCCGCTCTTAGAGAGCTTCGGAAATGCCAAGACGCCGCGAAACGACAATAGCAGTCGGTTTGGAAAGTACTTGGAGGTTCATTTCAGGGA CGGCGCGATCATAGGCGGTAGGATAACGCAATATCTCCTAGAAAAGAGTAGGATAGTAACTCAGGCTTCGGAGGAGAGAAACTACCACGTGTTCTATGAACTTTTAGCTGGGCTCGATCAGCAACTCAGGGACAAATACGGTCTGCTTACACCggacaaatatttctatttaaatcag GGTGGAAACTGCGAGATCGATGGCAAGAGCGACGTTCAAGATTTCAAGGCACTTCTGTCAGCGATGCAGGTACTGGGCTTCACGTCCGAGGAGCAGGACACGATTTTCAAGATTCTAGCCAGCGTATTGCATCTGGGGAACGTTTACTTTCACCGGAAGCAGATGAGGCACGGCCAGGAAGGAGTGGAGGTTGGTTCTGACGCTGAGATACGTTGGGCGGCGCACCTTCTTCAAGTAAATTCCGATGGCATCATTCGAGCACTCACTACGAAGACGACA GAGGCGAGAAACGAAAGAGTTTTCACGGCCTTGAATATCGATCAAGCCCTCGATGCCAGGGACGCTTTCGCGAAAGCTCTATATAGTTCACTTTTCTCATGGCTAGTCGCACGTGTTAACCATATCGTTTACAAGGGCACGAAGCAGACAGCCGCCATTTCGATCCTCGATATCTTTGGTTTCGAGAATTTCACGGAGAACAGCTTCGAACAACTGTGCATCAATTACGCAAACGAGAAcctgcaattttattttaacaaacacATCTTTAAACTCGAGCAACAAGAGTATGCGAAGGAGAAGATTGATTGGACCACCATCAGTTACACG GATAATTTGCCAGTCATTCATTTGATTGCGAAAAAACCGGTGGGCATTCTTCATCTACTAGACGACGAGAGCAACTTCCCTAAAGCGACAGATCTATCTTTCTTGGAGAAGTGCCACTACAATCATGCGCTAAGCGAGCTATATTCGAGGCCGAGAATGAACTCGGCCGAGTTTGCGATCAGACATTACGCTGGACAAGTTTGGTACAACGTGGAAGGTTTTCTAGATAAGAACAGAGACACTTTGAGGCCAGACGTGGTCGAGTTACTAATTAGCAGCAAGATTTCG ATGGTCAGCAAGATGTTCCAGCACGTCAGAACCACCCACGAAGCTAACAAGACAGTGAATAAGCCGAATGGCAGATTTGTCACTATGAAGCCGAGAACTCCGACAGTCTCGGCTCGATTTCACGATAGCCTGCAGCAGCTGTTGGAATCTATGTCTCA ATGTAATCCGTGGTTTGTCCGTTGCATTAAACCAAACACCGAGAAAGCACCGATGAAATTCGACATGCCTTGCGTACTCGAGCAATTGAGGTACACTGGAATGCTGGAAACGATTCGCATCAGGAAGACCGGCTATCCTGTTCGCCTCGTGTTCGGACACTTTGTGGATCGATATCGATACCTCGTCTCGACGCATTTGCCTAGAGGAGCGCCCAACAAGGAGCTCTGCAGGATAATCTTGGACAGAGCCGCACCGAAGGAGGCGCAGTCGCAATATCAACTTGGACTTACAAGGGTATTCCTGCGCGAATCGTTGGAGAGAACATTGGAATATAATAGAGCATTGATCCTGGAGAGAGCAGCCATTACAGTGCAGAG ATACACGAGAGGCTTCTTGGCACGTAGAAGATTCCTCAACATTTCGCGCAGCACGGTGCTGATACAAGCGGTGTATCGCGGTTACCGTGAACGTAAGCAGTTCCACGCGATGAAAAAGGGCGTGCTGATGGCGCAGAAGCTCTACAGAGGTAAAAGACAACGTGAAAGATTCACGGTATTGAAAGAGGAAATGACGAAGAGAGCGGAGATCGAGAGAGCCAGTAAGGAGCGAGCGAAAGCGAAGCAGCAACGAGAGGAACAAGAGAGAACTTCGCGAGCTGTTGCCGGCGTAAATCACTTGGAAATTCCCGCAGAACTAGCCTTTATTTACAGTAAACTTGACG ATTGGCAACCCACGCATTCCGAGAGAAATCTCCTCAAGGTTGTTGGTCAAGTCGTCCCGATGAATTACCCTTACAATCTACCGCACGATATCGATCAGTACCAGTTCTCGAAATTTACCAACATCTATTTCAAGAGCCACATCTTCGGGATGAAACGCGAGCCAATCAAGACGCCGTTCTTAGCAAAAGCACGCGATCAAGATTACACGGACTCTCTGATGATGTTTAAGATGATTCTGCGCTTTATGAACGAAAATAATCTTAATGGTAAACGGGAGCAAGCGTTGGGTGACTACATTGTTAACAAGGGCATCGTGAACGAGAAGCTGAGGGATGAGATACTGTGCCAACTGGCGAATCAAACATGGAAGAACGAGAACGATGCCAACAAGGAAAGAGGATGGCTGCTTTTGTCCAACTGTCTATCGGCATTCCAGCCCAGTGGCACTCTCTTCAAGTATCTCCTAAA ATACGTCTCCGATTACGCCTACGACGGCTACAAGGCTTACTGCCAACGCAAACTATTGCAAGGCGAAAGAACGGTGTATCGCGTAATGAATAACAATCAGCAAACGGTGCATCAGGTACCCAGGAATTATCCACCATGCGTCCTGGAATGGCGTGCCAATAGAAACCGCGTAAATATGGCGCTCGGTATCGGTTTTTACGACg GCGAGACAGCTGTATGCGCGATAGATTCTTGGACGACGTGCGAAGAGTTAGCCAATCTCGCAGTTCGGGATCACGGAGTGGAGAACACTGGCTGGACTATTACACTCTGGAATCAATTGGACGGCCCGGACGCCATCGTAACGGAGACCAACGGTTTCGATTACGTTCTCGATTTAATCTCGGAGATGGAATTGGCGCCAGCTTTCCCGGCCGCGAAACATATGTTCTTGGAACAACGCAAAAACAGTTTGCCGCCTATAAAAAAGCGAGAA caCGCTCAAGTCATTCGAGAGTTGGAACAAGAGATGGAAATTCCTATTCTAAAAACCTTCCAACCTTTGGAAAGGAAGTCAGTGCCGAAAGTAGTTGACAAACCTGTTGAGCCAGAAATCCAAGTACCCAGACGGCCGGTTGTTCCCCCGCCGCAACCGCCTGTTGTCAAGCCACCT aTGCGAAAGCAATCGCATGAGGCCATTTTGGAGACTACGCCGGAAATAGTATTGTCAAGGAAGTCTGCCTTGAACGATCGCTACTTCGAGAAGGAGAAGCAACGCAGTCGAAGTTTAGACAATTTGCTCCAACCGGAAGTCGTACCCTCGTCGAAATTCGTGACTCTCGGACTATCTTCATCCAAATTGAACGAGCGGTATCACAGTCTGGAGAGGATCGGCGAAACTCCAGCGGTCAGCAATGTTGAATACATGACGCGCGGCGAAGTCACGCAAGAGAGAAAGTACAGTAGAGCAAGGACAACAGAGCCCAACATCGAGGAGGAGGATCTCACGATCGATTTTGAATACCCGGACATTCAATCAGTCAGTCAAACCGGAAGATCGGAAGACGATAAGAGCTACATAAGATCGCAGACGAGATTCATCAAATCGCAATATCCTG GCAAACGCGCATTACCGGGGAGCCAGTCTAGTCGCGCGTACATCGAAAAGAGCGAGTACGGTGTAAAGTCATCTGCCATGTCCGATACCAGTGAGGCGCCTTCCTTGGCATCGCACGTGCGACGTGTACGCGTACCTAGTCAAGCGTCCGATGTAGACCAATTCCTGGATGAGCTGTTTATGCCTGTGCTGGACGGTAACCTTGACGAATTATCAGACGCGCGCAGTTTAGCCGCATCGATAAAAGGTTCACGTGAGACGAGGTCGCCTGACGACCAAACGGTCGTCGAGAATCGACAAAAAATGGACGGTGAAAACAAGTTGGCTACCGTTGACGACTTTATCGAAGGGATGTTGGTGGGGAACGAGGATGTAGAGATCAGCGCGAGTGAATTATCGACAAGGATCAAAGGAGGTGGCAACATGGATATCCCTAATCAGAATACGGCTTTCAATTTCAGCCCTATCGCGCAGAGCATGATGTCACCGCCGATGATGATGCCTATGTTTAGTCCTGCTCAGCAGGTTCCCTCCAGTCAGAACAGCAACATGAACATGGGCGCCGGCTTCATGCCCATTCCGATCTACAGCATGCAGGGGCTCAGTTTACCTCAGTACCCGAGCTCGCCGCCCAGCCAGAGCGGTGACATGATGGCCTACCAGCAGAATCTTCAGCGAGCCTTTCTTCAGAGCGCGATGGCGCAGAATATTCAGATACAACAGCAACTACTGGCGCAGAATCAAGCCCTGCAACAGCTGTTAGTTCAGAGTCCGCAGAACTCGACGCAGCAACCG AGCACGGTGTTACCCGCTGGCCCCTCAAGCATGAATCTTGTCCCCCCAGCTCCCCCAATCGGTGCCCATACGGGGCTCAATGATTCTATCGGACGCTACTCCAAG GTCTCGTTTAGAGAACCCGACGACATCGAATTATGGTCGACCGAGAAGCGGGGAACGTTTGCACAATCTACGCCGACGAATCAGCGACAGGAAACGATGACAGTAAAGGCGCAAATTCACAGATCCCAAAGTCCACCGAGAAAAAATTCCGAAGCTGTGAGAAAAACGAGCATCGATTATGCGCGAAAGATTAGCGTGGATCGAAAAGCGATAGACAGGAAGGGGTCTTCGGTGCAAGCTGAAGTAAAGAGGCCCAACTTAAACAAGAATAACGTACAAAGCAATTTCACCAACGTGCTTAGTGAGTTGAAGAACAGAAAGAGTAGCGTGGACAGTAATTGTAGCAACAACAAAGGCGTTCCACCGCCTCCGCCGATGCCACCGCCGTTGGAATCTCATGATCCTTCCGAGTCCAGACCGTTTCTTGATCCATATGGAAGGGCGAAAACCGTGCGCATTGGAAAATGGAG ATGGCCACCGCCTAGCGATTCGAACGAGAATCAAGGACAGGACagttttatagaatttaagaTGCgtcagcaacaacaacaacgcAAAATAACACCGCAGTATCAGGAGTACGATCAAGGTGACGGCGAGCACGTGACGGAAGGCGGCGTCGAATGGGAAGAGTTTGAGATCGAAAACATCGTCAGCAACGAGGCCGCGCATCCATCAGCGGCCAAACACGAGAATGGATATAAGGAAGAAGgcgaaaagaagaagaaaaagtcaAA ATCAACTTTAGAAGTGGGTGCGCAGAGACCATCGCCGGGGAGCATAGGGAAACTGAAACTTAGCTCGGAGATGAGGCAGAGATTGGAAAAGGTAACAGCGAATCACAGCGTGAGATCTACAAAGACGGCCGAGAAACCTGCTCTGCCACGAGAAGATGGAAAGGTGAAACGGTTAGAGGATAATAGAAAGCTCTTGTTGGAACAACAATTAg gtgGCAGATGGGACGATTATGCTTCCACTGTCGATGACACCCAAAGCGTCACTTCCAAGGGCACAACTGACATGATGACGCAAGCTCAGGTGGTAAGGACGCAGATTGAGAGAATGGAACGGCCTGTACCGCCTCCACCACCCGTCACACCGCCGCAAACTGCGAGTCCAAGAGGTGGCAGTGTATACAGCAACAG TCAATCCGGTGTACCTCAACCGCGATCACCACCAGCGCCGATCGAGCCGAAAGCACGCGACTCCTTCCGTACGTCTCCGGACTCCGAGACCTTCGATCACTTCTCCAAGAGTCAGATGTTCAGTCAAAGCCGAGACATCTTCGCTTCGCAGCAGCATCTGCGCGACACTCACTCTGATTATCGAGACGATTACGAGAAGTCTCGTGCCCAGGACGCCAAGTTGAAAGATTTTTACGGCAAGGACAGCACCGATCTCGCGAGCTTGGCGCGCGATCGTAGCTCGGACTTTGATTCGCGCCGCGATCTTAGCTCGGAACTCTTCGACTCCAAATACGCGTTCGACGGTTCGAACGGTAAGCGCGATCATTTCGGCATGACTCGGGACGTGTCTCCGAAATCCCGCGATAGCTTCGGGATGCCGTCGCCGCGAGACTTTGGCGTCATTCCCAACACCAGGGAATCGTTCACTGTCGCACGGCAAAGCTTCAACAAGCTCGATCGAGAGATGGACAGACGATCCAGTGTAGCGTCGACCCATCGCACCGACAAGATGGAGAGGATCGAGATCGAGGAATGGCCAGAGTTCCTCAAGCCGGTATTGCCACCCGCGGACAAGCCGGAAATCGAGAAGGTCCAGGAAGTGGTAAATACCGAACTCTATCCGCAAACTTCTACCGCGCACTTCACCTACAACAGAGTCACGTGGACTTTGAGAGTCAAAAAGGAAGTCTTTGCGCCGAACGAAACGCTCAACAGCCCTCTAGCAATGCATTTAGTGTTCTGTCAAATCGCCTACGACGTGCTGGCGACTTCGAGCATAAGAATCGCCAAGGAAGATCGGCAGAACATGCTGAAAATGTTGGATAACTATGGCGTAACACTGGACAATCTCCAGAGTACACAGCACAAGATCACGATCAAGAAGAACATTATAGATATGGCGAAGCAATGGCCGTTGTACTTTGCTAGAATATTTCCTGTAtcg ATCGGCCCACAGCATCCGGAAACGCAACATGTGGCGATATCGCATCACGGGCTCCGGCTGATTAAACGCACACCTAACGGCGATCTAATAATCTTGGAGACGCTGCCGCTGGAGGACATCGTCTCCGTCAATACCTCCAGAACGGGCGTGTGTGTATTGCAGATCGCTTCGGGGGTTCGGTTACCTCTCCACACGACCCGCGCCCCCCAGTTGGCGGAGATGATCGGCAGATACATCAGACTG ATCGATCAGAGGCCACTCCAGAAAATAAATCATCACGAGAATCACGTATCCCAAATTACGAAAACGATCCAGGCGCAAGCGAATCACGTAAATCACATCCAGCCTCACAATCATGCCAATCACGTAATCTCCGAGCACGAGAATCACGTATCGATCGGTCGCGTGCCCAACCACGTGTCGGCCGTCAACCAAGCGAATCATCAGAAAAACTTGCAGAACCAGCTACTGAGTCCGAACCAAGAATGGCGACAACCGGACGACAACGTCCGACTGCAGGAGGACAGCATCTACGAAAGCGGACCGGTCTCGATCAACGATGGCAAGCACTCTTTGTTGCAGTACGCCATGCTAAACTTCCGTCAAAGCACAGAAAA ATTCGAGATGTTGAAGACCGCGGACGGATCGATCAGCGGGTCTCTTAAGGTAATCGAATCGCTGAAGAGCaagaagaagaataaaaagaacaaGGGCCAGCCGGACGGCACCGAGTGGACCTGGAAGGAACAGGTGGATCTCGTCAAGTACTCCACCGTGCCCGTCGAGCAGAGCCTGCTTAGGCTGGACGCGGATTTGAGTGTCTTGGCCGTCGAGTGCTTCCTGTGTCTGATGAGGTACATGGGCGACCAACCGTTGCCGCCCGAGACCAGCGAAGTTAAATGCGTCTACACCATTCTTATG CACTGTCACAAGTACGAACAGCTTCGCGACGAGGTTTACTGCCAGCTAATGAAGCAGACCACCAATAACAAGAGCCCGAATCCGGAGAGTTGTCAACGTGGCTGGCGAATCTTCAGCATCGTCGCCGCCTATTTCACGTGCAGCGAGAATCTCAGGCCGTACCTGATAAAGTACCTCGAGACAGCGGCGTACGACAAGCGTCGCGCCTATCACGGCACCGCGATGGTCTGCCTGCAAAATCTCCGGAAGACGGTCAAGTACGGCGGCCGTAAAAACGTGCCGAGCGTAGAGGAGATCATGGCTATCAGCGCGGGCAGGAACGCAAAGAGGCAGATCTACCGGCTGCCCGGCGGCACCGAGCGGGTCATTAACACGAAATGCACGACCGTCGTGCAGGACGTTATTGAGGAGATGTGCAACGTCATCTCTGTGAGAAACCCGCACGAGATGGACGAGTTCTCATTGTACTGCATTGTCGATGGTGACGCGTTCACCATGCCGCTAGCCAGAGACGAGTACGTCCTGGATGTGACCACGGAGCTTCAAAAGAATCACCAAGTGTTCTACTTAATATTTTGCAG ATCTGTCTGGTACTATCCTCTGCGACTGGATGCACCGTTGTACATAGAAGTCGTATTTAATCAAATCGCTCCCGATTATCTGGAAGGACTTCTGCTAGTTTTACCTGGAGAACATTTACCTCAGGAAATTATT TATGACATGGCGCAAATAGCGGCATTGCTGCACAGAGCAGCTGACATGGCGCACGAGCCCGCGACGAAGGAAATTAAATACCTGTTGCCGAAACCGGCGCTCAGCTTGAGGGAGCCCAGACCGCAGCAGTGGTCTAATATGGTCCAGCAAGCTTGGAATAACGTTCAGCATTCCTCGGCGGCTGTTTGCAAAGCGCAGGTGCTCG aaatattgtcCAAGTGGCCGCTTTTCGGTTCGAGCTTCTTCGCGGTAAAGCGAGTACCCGAGGGCAAGGAAAAAGGTGCCGATCATATCCTCGCTCTGAATCGACACGGAGTACATTTCATCGATCTACTGACACAC GAAACATTGTACCATTATCCCTACTCCGAGGTGATCTCCACAAGGAAGGTCAAGTCTGAGGAGGGCGCACTCTACCTCGACATGAAGTGCGGCAATCTAATGCAGCAGCGTATTACGAGGTTGCAGACGGAGCAGGCGCACGAAATCTCCCGCCTGATCAGACAATACATCACTATGGAACAGAGGACGTCCAACGGCCAGAATGTTGCCATCGGACTCGGCATGAGATAA